A genome region from Pirellulales bacterium includes the following:
- a CDS encoding aldose 1-epimerase family protein yields MRDGVELLTIDNGRLRIALLPQRGMGVWKVWHGDWQIGWNSPVRGPVHPKFVSLGEPSGLGWLDGFDELLCRCGLFSNGAPDFDSRGSLVHPLHGRIANQPAHRLVVESDRDAGEIRVTGVVDECRFHFQKLRLTSTLRIRVGEPRFEVVDEVTNLSGSPGEMQLLYHINFGPPLLEPGSRIVAPIKQLVPRDSHSALGASHWSRFGEPQVAAMEEVFFCQLLADSIERSEVLLASAAGEHGISLQFHSRELPCFSLWKNYPPLADGYVTGLEPATNFPNPRSFENSQGRVRKMAAGETARFEIALEVHDSAAAVAQAEQRITKMQAAATPKIYESPLPGWTPTG; encoded by the coding sequence TTGCGCGACGGCGTCGAGCTGCTGACGATTGATAACGGTCGTTTGCGCATCGCGCTTTTGCCCCAGCGGGGAATGGGCGTCTGGAAAGTTTGGCACGGAGATTGGCAAATCGGTTGGAACTCGCCGGTCCGCGGGCCGGTGCACCCGAAATTCGTCTCGCTTGGCGAGCCGAGTGGACTTGGGTGGCTCGACGGTTTCGACGAATTGCTCTGCCGGTGCGGGCTATTCAGCAACGGAGCGCCCGATTTCGATTCGCGCGGCTCACTCGTTCACCCGCTGCATGGCCGAATCGCCAATCAACCGGCGCATCGACTCGTCGTCGAATCCGATCGCGACGCGGGAGAGATTCGCGTCACCGGCGTCGTGGACGAATGCCGGTTTCACTTTCAGAAACTGCGGCTTACGTCGACGCTGCGCATCCGGGTCGGCGAGCCGCGATTCGAGGTGGTTGACGAAGTAACGAATCTTTCCGGCAGCCCTGGCGAAATGCAATTGCTCTACCACATCAATTTCGGGCCCCCGCTACTCGAGCCCGGATCGCGGATCGTCGCACCGATCAAGCAACTAGTGCCGCGCGACTCACATTCGGCGCTCGGAGCGAGCCATTGGAGCCGTTTCGGCGAACCGCAAGTTGCCGCTATGGAAGAAGTATTCTTCTGCCAGCTTCTGGCCGATTCGATTGAACGCAGCGAGGTCTTGCTCGCAAGCGCCGCGGGCGAGCACGGCATCAGCCTCCAATTCCACAGTCGCGAACTTCCCTGCTTCAGTCTCTGGAAGAACTACCCGCCGCTGGCCGATGGCTACGTGACGGGCCTCGAGCCGGCGACGAACTTTCCGAACCCCAGATCGTTCGAGAATTCGCAAGGCCGCGTGCGCAAAATGGCCGCCGGTGAAACCGCCCGCTTCGAGATCGCCCTGGAAGTTCACGATTCCGCCGCAGCCGTCGCACAGGCCGAGCAGCGCATCACCAAAATGCAAGCCGCCGCCACACCGAAAATCTACGAATCGCCGCTACCGGGCTGGACCCCCACGGGATGA
- the rpsJ gene encoding 30S ribosomal protein S10, whose translation MIRIRMEAYDHSVLDQSAAEIVDTAKRTNSEVHGPIPLPTRIERYTVLSSPHVDKKARQQFEIRTHKRLIDIVQATAKTIEALNKLSLPAGVDIKIKASGRH comes from the coding sequence ATGATTCGAATTCGGATGGAGGCCTACGATCACTCGGTCTTGGACCAAAGCGCGGCGGAGATCGTGGATACGGCCAAGCGGACCAACTCGGAGGTCCATGGACCGATCCCGTTGCCGACCCGGATCGAGCGATATACGGTGCTCTCGAGCCCGCACGTGGACAAAAAAGCCCGCCAGCAGTTTGAGATTCGCACGCACAAGCGGCTGATCGACATCGTGCAGGCGACCGCCAAAACAATCGAGGCATTGAATAAACTGAGCCTGCCAGCGGGCGTGGACATCAAGATCAAGGCCAGCGGGCGGCATTAA